In a genomic window of Candidatus Cloacimonadota bacterium:
- the rpsT gene encoding 30S ribosomal protein S20, producing the protein MPNHKSCEKRLRQEQKRSARNHYVKMTIKSLSRRMHSDISLDEKEKLLSEVYAQLDKAAKKGVIHKRTASRRKARIAAYFNKEKAAAKEKK; encoded by the coding sequence ATGCCTAATCATAAATCTTGCGAAAAAAGATTAAGGCAAGAGCAAAAGCGCTCAGCACGAAATCATTATGTAAAAATGACCATCAAAAGTTTATCTAGAAGAATGCACAGCGATATTTCATTAGACGAAAAAGAAAAACTATTATCAGAAGTGTATGCTCAGTTAGATAAAGCAGCGAAAAAAGGTGTTATTCACAAAAGAACAGCTTCGCGCCGAAAAGCTCGTATAGCAGCTTATTTCAACAAAGAAAAAGCAGCAGCCAAAGAAAAGAAATAA
- a CDS encoding N-acetylmuramoyl-L-alanine amidase, with amino-acid sequence MSFHKFVFLILTIIFSIYLAADVDVEYRSGLSPEIIMIIDIDGVPYFNVFEMNKTFKATVQEDILDSRLHMNLYNEQLIILLDSAYLQYKGEIYNFKYPLIQQDGKYYLPQRFLLELLPEILNDYISKTGDKLVAANPSDNRLKTIVIDPGHGGKDPGAIGNSKKNYEKTLVLEISRKLQKKLRDNLNVDVILTRSKDEFVSLQQRTQFANSQAANLFISVHCNAHRSSEVSGIEVFYLSTAKTDEARAVEAMENQVVYDYEGGEEAVKKYDDLAFILADMAQSEHLEESFQLGLKLQNNLISATGARNRGVKQANFYVLRGAFMPAVLLELGFLTNKKEERKLKDSSYQNKLVDALYQGIKDFKYQYDQMQ; translated from the coding sequence TTGAGTTTTCATAAATTTGTTTTTTTGATTTTGACAATAATTTTTTCTATATATTTAGCTGCTGATGTAGACGTGGAATATCGATCAGGTTTATCTCCTGAGATCATTATGATAATAGATATTGATGGAGTTCCATATTTCAATGTTTTTGAAATGAATAAAACTTTCAAAGCTACAGTTCAGGAAGATATTTTAGATAGCAGATTGCACATGAATTTATATAATGAGCAACTTATAATTCTATTAGATTCAGCTTATCTGCAATACAAAGGTGAGATCTATAATTTTAAATATCCACTTATTCAGCAAGATGGAAAATACTATCTTCCTCAAAGATTTTTGTTGGAACTTTTACCTGAAATTTTAAATGATTATATATCGAAAACTGGAGATAAATTAGTTGCCGCTAATCCATCTGATAATCGCTTAAAAACTATTGTGATCGATCCGGGGCATGGTGGAAAAGATCCGGGAGCGATCGGAAATTCCAAGAAGAATTATGAGAAAACACTCGTTTTGGAAATTTCCAGAAAATTGCAGAAAAAGTTGCGAGATAATCTGAATGTTGATGTTATTTTAACTCGCAGTAAAGATGAATTTGTTTCTCTTCAACAGAGAACTCAATTTGCTAATAGTCAAGCAGCAAATCTGTTTATTTCGGTTCATTGCAATGCGCATCGCAGCTCAGAAGTAAGTGGCATCGAGGTGTTTTATCTTTCTACCGCCAAGACGGATGAAGCCAGAGCTGTGGAAGCAATGGAAAACCAGGTTGTGTATGATTATGAAGGCGGGGAAGAAGCAGTAAAGAAATATGATGATCTGGCTTTTATACTGGCAGATATGGCGCAAAGTGAACATTTGGAAGAGAGTTTTCAACTCGGGTTGAAGCTGCAGAACAACCTGATTTCAGCTACTGGAGCCAGAAATCGCGGTGTAAAACAAGCGAATTTTTATGTATTGCGGGGAGCTTTCATGCCGGCAGTGCTTTTAGAGTTGGGTTTTCTTACCAATAAAAAGGAAGAGAGAAAACTAAAAGATTCATCTTATCAGAACAAACTAGTGGACGCATTATATCAGGGTATAAAGGATTTCAAATATCAGTATGATCAAATGCAGTAA
- a CDS encoding MFS transporter — MKLNSLEKRTFIYLMLASFCHGFVMSSFQVQDIIAKKALGALDWQITVLVMLWPLSNLFSIWWGKILEHSSSIAKYFILTGLVGRLVLILMLWVTNYYQYLAILILVFSFNAFISPAQNSILQNNVTKQNRGNMFGYSASIVTLVAVFSSYFAGKMLDVNETYFRYFFSVVGVFGFLHSIFMSRIKIKKNHNKDKAFISIKEVIVKPIQRSLEVLKKNHDFAIFQRNYFIYGIAFMILLPAIPKYLVDYLRMNYSQTFLAKGILSQIGILFLAPLAGRFFDKRNPALFTSFTYLILSLYPLFLLISSFFIGTSFVNLIVYTAFFFFSIAMSGIVISWNISSIFFAQDEDVSMYQSVHVTLTGLRGIFAPFLGLMIMEVVGVRAVFGLAFFLFLLASCLNFRLYYHMHEKEWKMSSKAVWGYFRKLFPYN, encoded by the coding sequence ATGAAATTGAATAGTTTGGAAAAGAGAACTTTTATCTACCTGATGCTGGCAAGCTTCTGTCATGGTTTTGTGATGAGTTCCTTTCAAGTGCAGGACATCATTGCCAAAAAAGCCCTGGGAGCTCTGGATTGGCAGATTACGGTCCTGGTTATGTTATGGCCGCTTTCCAATCTCTTTTCAATTTGGTGGGGAAAAATCCTGGAGCATTCCAGCAGTATTGCCAAATATTTCATACTCACAGGACTGGTGGGAAGACTTGTATTGATATTGATGCTGTGGGTTACAAATTATTATCAATATCTGGCAATTTTGATCCTGGTATTTTCTTTCAATGCTTTTATAAGTCCTGCTCAGAATTCCATTTTGCAGAATAATGTAACAAAACAAAATCGCGGAAACATGTTTGGCTACAGTGCCAGTATCGTAACTTTAGTTGCGGTTTTCAGTAGTTATTTTGCCGGAAAGATGCTGGATGTGAATGAAACGTATTTCCGTTATTTCTTCTCAGTTGTCGGTGTGTTTGGCTTCCTTCATTCTATATTTATGAGTCGCATCAAGATCAAAAAAAATCACAATAAAGATAAAGCTTTTATCTCGATCAAAGAAGTAATAGTAAAACCGATTCAACGAAGTTTGGAGGTTCTGAAAAAAAATCATGATTTTGCAATTTTTCAGCGAAATTATTTCATTTATGGAATTGCATTTATGATTTTGCTTCCCGCCATCCCGAAATATTTAGTAGATTATCTTAGAATGAATTACAGCCAAACTTTCCTGGCCAAAGGAATTTTATCACAGATTGGTATATTGTTTTTAGCGCCATTGGCAGGTCGGTTTTTTGATAAAAGAAATCCAGCACTCTTCACTTCATTCACATATCTTATTCTCAGTTTATATCCGCTATTTCTATTAATTTCCAGTTTCTTTATTGGCACTTCATTTGTTAATTTGATAGTTTATACGGCATTCTTTTTTTTCAGCATTGCCATGTCGGGAATCGTGATTTCCTGGAATATCAGTTCAATCTTTTTTGCTCAGGACGAAGATGTCTCAATGTATCAGAGCGTTCATGTAACATTGACTGGATTGCGGGGAATTTTTGCTCCATTTCTTGGTTTGATGATTATGGAAGTGGTTGGAGTTAGAGCTGTTTTTGGATTAGCTTTTTTTCTTTTTCTTCTGGCATCCTGTCTTAATTTCAGATTATATTATCATATGCATGAGAAAGAGTGGAAGATGTCTTCCAAGGCTGTTTGGGGCTACTTTCGCAAACTATTTCCTTATAATTAG
- the rsxC gene encoding electron transport complex subunit RsxC — MGLKTFPGGIHPHDSKQFSKHASIEKMPIPNKVVIPLSQHIGAPAKPIVKVGDEVLAGQIIAEAGGFVSIPMHASISGKITKIGRFNHPTGILADGIEITSDGEDKWVDFIEEEEFMAVAVKEMKDRIAKAGICGMGGAGFPTHVKLSPPEDKPIDTVILNGVECEPYLTADYRIMMEQPNDIIAGLKIVMKILNAKRGIIGIEENKPDTIKLFKELLKNESKLSVEGLKLKYPQGAEKQLIYAATKRAVPNKGGLPMDVNVVVQNVGTAIAIYEAVKYKKPLVERVITVSGKIVRKPKNLRARIGTFYGDLLEFCGGTTSDIGKVISGGPMMGFAIPSLETPMTKGSSGLLLFDKKEANKEKEDVCLRCARCVDICPMNLVPSLIANNVRYDDIDMAEKYGVMDCMKCGSCAYVCPSHIKLIQWIDIGKLKISEKRAKNK; from the coding sequence ATGGGCTTGAAAACTTTTCCAGGGGGTATTCACCCTCATGATTCCAAGCAATTTTCCAAACATGCTTCAATTGAAAAAATGCCAATTCCAAATAAAGTGGTAATTCCTCTTTCTCAGCATATTGGAGCTCCGGCCAAACCGATCGTAAAAGTTGGCGATGAAGTTCTGGCAGGACAGATTATTGCCGAAGCTGGTGGATTTGTTTCCATTCCGATGCATGCTTCTATTTCAGGTAAAATTACCAAAATCGGAAGATTCAATCATCCGACCGGAATTTTAGCAGACGGAATCGAGATAACCAGCGACGGTGAAGACAAATGGGTCGATTTTATCGAAGAGGAAGAATTCATGGCGGTAGCTGTGAAGGAGATGAAAGATCGCATTGCCAAAGCAGGAATCTGCGGAATGGGTGGAGCTGGTTTTCCCACTCATGTAAAACTTTCACCACCAGAAGATAAACCGATCGATACTGTGATTTTAAATGGTGTGGAATGTGAACCTTATCTTACTGCAGATTATCGCATTATGATGGAACAACCCAATGATATCATTGCCGGCCTTAAGATCGTGATGAAAATCCTGAATGCTAAACGCGGAATTATCGGCATCGAAGAAAACAAACCGGATACAATAAAACTTTTTAAAGAACTTCTAAAAAATGAATCTAAATTAAGCGTTGAAGGTTTGAAATTAAAATATCCTCAGGGTGCAGAAAAACAATTGATCTACGCTGCTACAAAAAGAGCCGTTCCCAATAAAGGCGGACTTCCCATGGATGTGAATGTGGTAGTTCAGAATGTGGGAACTGCAATCGCAATTTATGAAGCTGTAAAATATAAAAAACCTCTTGTGGAACGTGTTATCACAGTCAGTGGAAAAATCGTGAGAAAACCTAAGAATTTACGGGCAAGAATCGGAACTTTTTATGGAGATCTGCTGGAATTTTGCGGAGGAACAACATCCGATATCGGTAAAGTGATCTCTGGTGGGCCGATGATGGGATTTGCAATTCCAAGCTTGGAAACTCCCATGACAAAAGGCAGTTCAGGACTTCTCTTATTTGATAAAAAAGAAGCCAACAAAGAAAAAGAAGATGTTTGTTTGCGTTGTGCTCGTTGTGTAGACATCTGCCCCATGAACCTGGTTCCCAGCCTGATAGCAAATAACGTTCGCTATGACGATATTGATATGGCAGAAAAATATGGTGTGATGGATTGTATGAAGTGCGGCAGTTGTGCTTATGTATGTCCTTCCCATATTAAACTGATCCAATGGATCGATATTGGCAAACTGAAGATCAGCGAAAAACGAGCAAAAAATAAATGA
- a CDS encoding RnfABCDGE type electron transport complex subunit D yields MSEVYAVSAAPHIKQKISVSSVMWQVVIALIPALLAGIFFFGIQSLLLTLYAVVAAVVTEALIQRLRNVPISVSDGSAVVTGILVAFNINVASPWWLPVAGSVFAIAVGKQIFGGLGFNIFNPALLGRAFLVASWPTLTTAGWTKTMPLNGIFESSINGLKALPSNIPDVITSATPLGVAKALRDTTQISRDMAETVMNNLASTDTIQNIFWGNIGGCIGEISAAALLIGAAYLAYKHIIEWRIPISYIGTVFVLIYIFGGINGLFSASIMLPIFHIFSGGLILGAFFMATDMVTSPVTKRGRIIFGIGCGVLTVVIRMVGGYPEGVSYSILLMNIAVPLIDRYTGPKIFGEVKK; encoded by the coding sequence ATGAGCGAAGTTTATGCTGTTTCGGCAGCTCCTCATATAAAGCAAAAGATTTCTGTTTCCTCTGTGATGTGGCAGGTTGTTATCGCTTTAATTCCAGCTCTTCTGGCAGGAATTTTCTTCTTTGGAATTCAATCGCTTTTGCTTACACTTTATGCGGTGGTTGCTGCTGTTGTTACAGAAGCACTAATTCAGAGATTACGCAATGTTCCGATCTCGGTAAGTGACGGCAGTGCAGTTGTAACCGGTATTCTGGTTGCTTTCAACATCAACGTTGCTTCACCCTGGTGGCTGCCTGTTGCAGGATCGGTTTTTGCTATTGCAGTTGGAAAGCAGATATTTGGTGGACTTGGATTTAACATTTTCAATCCGGCACTTCTGGGAAGAGCATTTTTAGTAGCTTCCTGGCCGACTTTAACTACAGCCGGATGGACTAAAACCATGCCGCTTAATGGAATTTTTGAAAGTTCGATCAATGGTTTGAAAGCACTACCATCCAATATTCCTGATGTGATTACTTCTGCCACTCCTCTTGGTGTTGCAAAAGCTCTCAGAGACACAACACAAATAAGTCGAGACATGGCAGAAACTGTTATGAATAATTTGGCAAGTACTGATACTATTCAAAATATTTTCTGGGGAAACATCGGTGGTTGTATTGGAGAAATCTCGGCTGCAGCACTTCTTATCGGTGCGGCTTATCTGGCTTATAAACACATTATTGAATGGAGAATTCCAATCAGTTATATTGGAACTGTTTTTGTTTTAATTTACATTTTTGGCGGAATAAACGGATTATTCTCAGCCTCAATCATGTTGCCGATCTTCCACATTTTCTCCGGTGGATTGATTCTGGGAGCATTTTTTATGGCTACCGATATGGTTACTTCGCCAGTTACGAAAAGAGGACGCATAATCTTCGGTATCGGCTGCGGAGTTCTAACTGTTGTCATTCGTATGGTCGGTGGATATCCGGAAGGTGTATCCTATTCTATTCTGCTGATGAACATTGCTGTTCCACTCATCGACAGATACACTGGACCCAAGATCTTTGGGGAGGTGAAGAAATGA
- a CDS encoding RnfABCDGE type electron transport complex subunit G — MKYYIKLGFVLLIITAIASGILAYINSFTEPIIAENQRKAKEEARKEVLPDAASFEVIGSFNNEDVFAGKDDSGNTIGFTFLASLYGYSSDVKSMIGVKTDLIVNKIKIISQTETPGLGANCEKPEFQAQFSDKGLDQMKVDKDGGPIASITGATITTRTVANSIKDGLIMLEKLVAEKMPSETETKEVTE; from the coding sequence ATGAAATATTATATTAAATTAGGATTTGTTTTATTAATAATTACTGCCATTGCCAGCGGAATTCTGGCTTACATCAATAGTTTTACTGAACCAATTATTGCCGAAAATCAGCGCAAAGCAAAAGAAGAAGCCCGAAAAGAAGTATTACCTGATGCTGCTTCTTTTGAAGTTATCGGTTCTTTCAACAACGAAGATGTATTTGCCGGAAAAGATGATTCAGGAAATACTATCGGTTTTACATTTCTGGCGTCTCTTTACGGCTACAGCAGCGATGTTAAATCGATGATTGGCGTTAAAACCGATTTGATCGTGAATAAAATAAAAATAATTTCCCAAACTGAAACACCCGGTTTGGGTGCAAATTGTGAAAAACCTGAATTTCAAGCTCAATTTTCCGATAAAGGTTTAGATCAGATGAAAGTCGACAAAGATGGTGGCCCGATTGCCAGTATAACTGGAGCTACCATTACTACAAGAACTGTTGCGAATTCAATTAAAGACGGTCTTATAATGCTGGAAAAACTGGTGGCAGAAAAAATGCCTTCCGAAACTGAAACTAAGGAGGTAACAGAATGA
- a CDS encoding electron transport complex subunit E encodes MIKEFTKGFIKENPVFVMALGLCPTLAVSSSVMNAIGMGLAATFVLVCSNIIISLIKNFIPNKIRIPAYIVVIASFVTIVDMVMEAYVPALHKSLGLFIPLIVVNCIILGRAEAFAGKNGVFKSFLDGLGMGLGFALALIVIATIREILGAGQFLGMNVLPATYKPMLVAILAPGAFIVMGLLMGAMNLKKKK; translated from the coding sequence ATGATCAAAGAATTTACCAAAGGATTTATAAAAGAAAATCCCGTCTTCGTGATGGCTCTTGGTTTGTGTCCAACGTTGGCTGTTTCTTCTTCTGTGATGAACGCAATTGGCATGGGATTGGCTGCCACATTTGTGCTGGTTTGTTCAAATATTATCATCTCGCTCATCAAGAATTTCATTCCAAATAAGATCCGCATTCCGGCTTACATCGTGGTTATAGCTTCTTTCGTTACGATCGTGGATATGGTGATGGAAGCTTATGTTCCTGCGCTGCACAAAAGTCTGGGATTGTTCATTCCGCTCATTGTGGTTAACTGCATTATTTTGGGAAGAGCGGAAGCTTTTGCCGGCAAAAACGGCGTTTTCAAATCGTTTTTGGATGGTTTGGGAATGGGACTCGGTTTCGCGCTTGCTCTTATTGTAATTGCCACGATCAGAGAGATTCTGGGTGCAGGACAATTTTTGGGAATGAATGTTCTTCCTGCCACTTATAAACCAATGCTGGTAGCAATTTTAGCTCCCGGTGCATTTATCGTTATGGGCCTTTTGATGGGTGCCATGAATTTGAAGAAAAAGAAATAA
- the rsxA gene encoding electron transport complex subunit RsxA, with translation MEFVGNIFAMAIAAIFVQNFVLMRFLGLCPYIGVSKKVDSAFGMGMAVIFVMTMASTFTWLIQNYLLVPLNLEFLQTIAFILTIASLVQLVEMIIQKTAPALYKALGVFLPLITTNCAVLGVAILNINENYNFIEAILNGLFAGLGFTLVLVLMAGIREKLEKAELPQAMKGMPIAMIVAGCMALAFLGFSGLKL, from the coding sequence ATGGAATTCGTAGGAAATATTTTCGCGATGGCAATCGCCGCCATCTTTGTTCAAAACTTTGTACTCATGCGTTTTCTGGGACTTTGTCCCTATATTGGTGTTTCCAAAAAAGTAGATTCCGCTTTTGGTATGGGAATGGCAGTTATTTTCGTGATGACAATGGCTTCCACATTTACCTGGCTCATTCAAAACTATCTGCTGGTTCCACTCAATCTGGAATTCCTGCAGACAATCGCTTTTATTTTAACGATTGCTTCTCTGGTGCAGCTGGTAGAAATGATCATCCAGAAAACAGCACCGGCACTTTATAAAGCGTTGGGAGTTTTCCTGCCGCTTATCACAACAAACTGTGCAGTTTTGGGAGTTGCGATCCTTAACATTAATGAAAATTACAATTTTATCGAAGCAATTTTAAATGGACTTTTTGCAGGTTTGGGATTTACTCTCGTTTTAGTTCTAATGGCTGGAATCAGGGAAAAACTGGAAAAAGCAGAACTTCCACAAGCGATGAAGGGAATGCCGATTGCAATGATCGTAGCCGGTTGTATGGCTCTGGCTTTCCTGGGATTTTCGGGATTGAAACTGTAA
- a CDS encoding Fe-S cluster domain-containing protein: protein MIIIYAIIVLGVLGLIYGLGLAFASKKFHVQVDPKIDKINEVLPGVNCGACGLAGCGGYAEAIVNGGEPINKCAPGGDEVVAKIAEIMGIEASAADKKVALIHCQSGGYNNTFFRYDYQGIKTCKAAVLVAKGPNLCNYGCVFQNDCIAACMFDAIHLDENGMRIIDKEKCTGCGACVTACPRDLIELVPIKKRVHVLCSSHDKGAEARKRCGNKTACIGCSLCAKKCPKDAITMQDDLAVIDYEKCINCGMCADVCPTGAIFDPLKEVRAKKKAEAKAKAEAAKKKLADKKTADKKEDK from the coding sequence ATGATAATAATTTATGCAATAATAGTTTTAGGAGTGCTGGGACTGATCTACGGATTGGGTCTGGCTTTCGCGTCCAAGAAATTTCACGTTCAAGTTGATCCCAAAATAGATAAGATCAATGAAGTACTGCCGGGAGTGAATTGCGGAGCTTGTGGTCTTGCCGGTTGCGGTGGTTATGCAGAAGCAATTGTGAATGGCGGAGAACCAATAAATAAATGTGCGCCCGGTGGTGATGAAGTTGTTGCCAAAATTGCTGAGATTATGGGAATCGAAGCTTCTGCTGCCGATAAAAAAGTAGCTCTGATCCACTGCCAGAGTGGTGGATACAACAACACTTTCTTCCGTTATGATTACCAGGGAATAAAAACCTGTAAAGCAGCCGTTCTGGTTGCCAAAGGGCCAAATCTGTGTAACTACGGCTGTGTTTTTCAAAATGATTGTATTGCCGCTTGTATGTTCGATGCCATTCATCTGGATGAAAACGGAATGCGCATCATCGATAAAGAAAAATGCACCGGCTGTGGAGCTTGTGTAACTGCCTGTCCTCGCGATCTTATCGAACTGGTTCCTATCAAAAAACGCGTTCATGTTTTATGTTCATCGCATGATAAAGGTGCCGAAGCCAGGAAACGCTGCGGCAACAAAACAGCTTGTATCGGCTGCAGTCTCTGCGCAAAGAAATGCCCTAAAGATGCAATTACAATGCAGGATGATCTCGCTGTCATCGATTATGAAAAATGCATTAATTGCGGAATGTGTGCCGATGTCTGCCCGACTGGTGCAATTTTCGATCCTTTAAAAGAAGTTCGTGCCAAAAAGAAAGCAGAAGCAAAAGCCAAAGCAGAAGCTGCAAAGAAAAAATTGGCAGACAAGAAAACCGCAGATAAAAAAGAAGATAAATAA
- a CDS encoding tetratricopeptide repeat protein produces the protein MKSFFEILKIKRLRLKGQKLLTKGDFEKAFPVFQKAVLLDNSYENIYNLALCQTALGKYEDAEAYLDKINQEIPGNEMILLTLAETKLMQKKWQESIDHFQKLTEINPRSESYKKYLALSKDEVEREKYVSSKMLLFKATEALQQKKDEEALKLLIEADETYPENANILNNIGSIYMLMKDYKNAYKYFSEALKYDRNNQRIKENILAARRKIKK, from the coding sequence ATGAAAAGCTTTTTCGAAATCCTGAAGATCAAGCGACTACGCTTGAAAGGTCAAAAACTCTTGACCAAAGGAGATTTCGAGAAAGCTTTTCCTGTTTTTCAGAAAGCTGTCTTGCTGGATAATTCCTACGAAAATATTTACAATCTTGCTCTTTGCCAAACAGCTTTGGGAAAATACGAAGATGCAGAAGCTTATCTGGACAAGATAAATCAGGAGATTCCCGGCAATGAAATGATCCTGCTAACTTTGGCTGAAACAAAATTGATGCAGAAAAAATGGCAGGAATCGATCGATCATTTCCAGAAATTAACCGAAATAAATCCGCGTTCTGAATCTTATAAAAAGTATCTTGCACTTTCCAAGGATGAAGTGGAAAGAGAAAAATATGTAAGCAGTAAAATGCTGCTTTTCAAAGCAACTGAAGCACTCCAGCAAAAAAAAGATGAGGAAGCGCTAAAACTGCTGATAGAAGCGGATGAGACATATCCAGAAAATGCTAATATTCTGAATAATATCGGCAGCATTTACATGTTGATGAAAGACTATAAAAATGCTTACAAATATTTCTCGGAAGCTCTCAAGTACGATCGGAATAACCAAAGAATAAAAGAAAATATTCTGGCAGCTCGCAGAAAAATAAAGAAATAG